One Anolis carolinensis isolate JA03-04 chromosome 4, rAnoCar3.1.pri, whole genome shotgun sequence DNA window includes the following coding sequences:
- the fam210a gene encoding protein FAM210A: MLLPSTKMQRSLQLAYRTSLVSHRTCMFPCLKGQPSLLIKRKKIVSVPLQIQRQCLHESAAVCISKEREFVGKRPPQPEYPRDKELKRETSTTPTENVAQGAPVEPNSMELDPLQDKSISLVQRFKKTFKQYGKVLIPVHLLTSSLWFGAFYYAALKGVNLVPFLEFIGLPESVVNILKHSQSGNALTAYAMYKIATPARYTVTLGGTSITVKYLRRHDYMSTPPPVKDYIQDRMEETKERLSGKMEETRDMISGKMGETKERLTGKMEETKERITEKIQETKDKVSFIKKKE; the protein is encoded by the exons ATGTTGTTGCCCTCAACCAAAATGCAGAGATCACTACAGCTGGCGTACAGGACATCTTTGGTATCCCATCGCACATGCATGTTTCCATGCTTAAAAGGACAACCCTCCTTgctcattaaaagaaaaaaaatagtttcagTGCCTCTGCAGATTCAACGGCAGTGTCTTCATGAATCCGCTGCTGTTTGCATTTCCAAGGAACGGGAATTTGTGGGCAAAAGGCCACCGCAACCAGAATATCCTCGTGATAAAGAACTGAAGAGAGAGACTTCTACCACACCAACTGAAAACGTAGCTCAGGGAGCACCTGTAGAACCAAATTCTATGGAGCTTGATCCCTTGCAAGATAAGTCAATAAGCCTTGTGCAGAGATTCAAAAAAACTTTTAAGCAGTATGGCAAAGTTCTTATTCCAGTCCATCTTCTGACTTCCAGCCTGTGGTTTGGAGCCTTTTACTATGCAGCTTTAAA AGGAGTGAATCTCGTTCCTTTCCTTGAATTCATAGGGTTGCCTGAAAGCGTTGTAAATATTCTAAAGCATTCTCAGAGTGGAAATGCATTAACTGCGTATGCAATGTACAAG ATTGCAACTCCAGCCAGATATACAGTGACCTTAGGAGGGACGTCTATCACGGTGAAGTATCTCCGTAGGCATGACTACATGTCCACACCGCCTCCGGTCAAGGACTATATCCAGGATCGAATGGAAGAAACAAAAGAGCGACTATCAGGGAAAATGGAGGAAACCAGAGACATGATTAGTGGCAAAATGGGAGAAACAAAGGAGCGGCTAACGGGGAAAATGGAGGAAACAAAAGAGAGGATAacagaaaaaatacaagaaaccaaAGATAAGGTTTCatttattaaaaagaaagaatag